In Lewinellaceae bacterium, a single window of DNA contains:
- a CDS encoding menaquinone biosynthesis protein, whose product MRKLKVTAVSYLNTKPLLYGLLQSPIAQQIELKLDIPSICAKRLKAGDADLGLVPVAIIPELDAPHLISDYCIGTVGAVKTVALYSERPLEEVEELYLDHHSRTSVELTKLLLRDHWKVNPQLIPATDGYINTLGGARAGLVIGDRTIGLEERFPYVYDLGEAWLQFTGLPFVFAAWVSTRPLEPEFTTAFNRAMQQGIAHIPELMYLLPSPHPSFDLEEYFTRFISYELDARKRKALARFLEAVGHRRVQAGLAL is encoded by the coding sequence GTGAGAAAACTAAAAGTAACCGCCGTAAGCTACCTCAATACCAAACCCCTGCTGTACGGCCTGCTGCAAAGCCCGATCGCCCAGCAAATAGAGCTGAAGCTGGATATTCCCTCCATCTGCGCCAAACGGCTGAAGGCAGGCGATGCAGACCTCGGCCTCGTTCCGGTGGCCATCATCCCCGAACTGGATGCCCCCCACCTTATATCCGACTACTGCATCGGAACGGTTGGCGCCGTCAAAACGGTGGCCCTCTACAGCGAACGGCCCCTGGAAGAGGTAGAGGAGCTTTACCTGGACCACCACTCGCGCACTTCGGTGGAGCTGACCAAACTCTTGTTGCGCGACCACTGGAAGGTGAACCCCCAACTGATCCCCGCCACCGACGGCTACATCAACACCCTGGGCGGCGCCCGCGCCGGCCTGGTCATTGGCGACCGCACCATCGGCCTGGAAGAGCGTTTCCCCTACGTTTATGACCTGGGCGAAGCCTGGCTGCAGTTTACCGGCCTGCCCTTCGTCTTTGCCGCCTGGGTGAGCACCCGGCCGCTGGAGCCTGAATTCACAACAGCCTTTAACCGGGCTATGCAACAGGGCATTGCCCACATCCCCGAACTCATGTACCTCCTGCCCTCCCCCCACCCCAGTTTCGACCTGGAGGAATATTTCACCCGGTTTATCAGTTATGAGTTGGATGCCAGGAAGCGGAAGGCGCTGGCGCGCTTTCTGGAGGCGGTTGGGCATAGAAGAGTGCAGGCGGGTTTGGCGCTTTGA
- the msrA gene encoding peptide-methionine (S)-S-oxide reductase MsrA, translating into MDKNNNTPTQLATLGGGCFWCTEAVFQEIQGVHSVTSGYSGGTPETADYKQVCSGTTRHAEVVQVEFDPAVISYEDILKIFWATHDPTTLNRQGNDSGPQYRSVIFYHSEEQKAAAERSKAKVAPQTWDRPIVTEISPFEEFFPAEEYHQEYYNNVGNRNPYCTFVITPKVQKLRKNFKDKLKSKA; encoded by the coding sequence ATGGATAAAAACAACAACACCCCCACTCAACTCGCCACCCTCGGCGGCGGCTGCTTCTGGTGCACCGAAGCCGTCTTTCAGGAAATACAGGGCGTCCATTCTGTCACCTCCGGCTATTCCGGCGGCACTCCGGAAACGGCGGATTACAAACAAGTGTGCTCCGGCACCACCCGGCACGCCGAAGTCGTGCAGGTCGAGTTCGACCCGGCAGTGATCTCTTACGAAGACATCCTCAAAATCTTCTGGGCCACCCACGACCCCACCACCCTCAACCGGCAGGGCAACGACTCGGGCCCGCAGTACCGCTCGGTGATCTTTTACCATAGCGAAGAACAAAAAGCCGCTGCCGAGCGCTCTAAAGCAAAGGTAGCCCCTCAAACCTGGGACCGCCCCATCGTCACCGAAATCAGCCCGTTCGAAGAATTTTTCCCGGCAGAAGAATACCACCAGGAGTACTACAATAATGTCGGCAACCGCAATCCCTACTGCACGTTCGTCATTACGCCCAAGGTGCAGAAGTTGCGAAAGAACTTTAAGGACAAGCTGAAGTCGAAGGCATGA
- a CDS encoding Re/Si-specific NAD(P)(+) transhydrogenase subunit alpha, with protein MKLAIPRELEDTRVAMVPEVAEKAKALGLEILIEEGAGASSFYSDQDYASAATVTTREKLLSGADMLLSINPLSDEEYKKLKKDAIVISQFQPFLYPEVTDKLRGMSLRGISLDMIPRTTLAQAMDVLSSMASIAGYKAVLEAARYLPRYFPMMITAAGSVRPAKVLVLGAGVAGLQAIATAKRLGSMVEASDTRLAAREEVMSLGAKFVEVEGAREDKDAGGYAVEQTKEFLERQRVEVQNRAMKADVIITTAQVRGRKAPMLVPKETVDQMRPGSVIVDLAASTGGNCELTKDNEIVVHNGVTIIGNSNLAGLMPQDASLLYANNVLNFLKILVKDGQLTLDMDNEIIRGAYFTAEAEAPKQ; from the coding sequence ATGAAGCTTGCCATCCCCAGGGAGCTTGAGGACACCCGCGTAGCGATGGTTCCTGAAGTTGCCGAAAAAGCAAAGGCCCTCGGCCTCGAAATCCTCATCGAAGAAGGCGCCGGGGCTTCTTCATTTTACTCCGATCAGGATTATGCGTCAGCAGCCACTGTAACCACTCGCGAAAAACTACTTTCCGGGGCAGACATGCTGTTGAGCATCAACCCGCTTTCCGATGAGGAGTACAAAAAGCTGAAGAAAGACGCCATCGTCATTTCACAGTTCCAGCCGTTTCTTTACCCAGAGGTCACCGACAAGTTGCGCGGCATGAGCCTTCGGGGCATCAGCCTGGATATGATCCCGCGCACCACGCTGGCGCAAGCCATGGACGTGCTCTCCTCTATGGCCTCCATTGCCGGCTACAAGGCGGTGCTGGAGGCAGCCCGCTATCTTCCCCGTTACTTCCCCATGATGATCACTGCCGCCGGCAGCGTTCGCCCGGCCAAAGTGCTGGTGCTGGGCGCCGGGGTGGCGGGGCTGCAGGCGATTGCCACCGCCAAGCGGCTGGGCTCCATGGTGGAAGCCTCGGATACGCGCCTGGCCGCCAGGGAAGAGGTGATGAGCCTTGGCGCCAAGTTCGTCGAGGTGGAAGGGGCACGGGAGGATAAGGATGCCGGGGGTTATGCCGTCGAGCAAACCAAAGAATTCCTGGAAAGGCAACGCGTCGAGGTGCAGAACCGCGCCATGAAAGCCGACGTGATCATTACCACCGCCCAGGTGCGCGGGCGCAAAGCCCCCATGCTGGTGCCCAAAGAAACGGTGGATCAGATGAGGCCCGGCTCGGTCATCGTCGACCTGGCGGCATCTACCGGCGGCAACTGCGAGCTGACCAAGGACAACGAGATCGTCGTCCACAATGGAGTCACCATAATCGGCAACTCCAACCTGGCCGGCCTGATGCCGCAAGACGCCAGCCTGCTCTACGCCAACAACGTGCTCAACTTCCTGAAGATTCTGGTCAAAGACGGGCAACTGACGCTCGATATGGACAACGAGATCATCAGAGGGGCTTACTTCACCGCTGAAGCGGAAGCGCCGAAACAGTAA
- a CDS encoding NAD(P) transhydrogenase subunit alpha — translation MDGFIQFFEDYQLLIYLLIFTIILGFEVISKVPTVLHTPLMSGANAISGVVVVGGILLVRQAEAGDYFSLGLGLLGIIMGMVNATGGFAVTDRMLEMFKKKKKQ, via the coding sequence ATGGACGGTTTCATTCAGTTTTTCGAAGATTACCAGCTGCTCATCTACCTGCTGATATTCACCATCATTCTCGGCTTCGAAGTCATTTCCAAGGTGCCTACCGTTCTGCACACCCCTTTGATGTCGGGCGCCAACGCCATCAGCGGCGTGGTTGTGGTCGGCGGCATCCTGCTGGTGCGGCAGGCGGAAGCGGGAGATTACTTTTCCCTCGGCCTGGGCCTGCTCGGCATCATAATGGGCATGGTCAACGCCACCGGCGGTTTTGCCGTGACGGACCGCATGCTGGAAATGTTCAAGAAGAAAAAGAAGCAATAA
- a CDS encoding NAD(P)(+) transhydrogenase (Re/Si-specific) subunit beta: MDIKFLTDIGFLIGSVGFVWGLKLLSSPDSARRGNTIASIGMGAAIISIIFAPLDQGDNNYPWVIAGLAIGAIVGYLMAMRVKMTAMPQMVSIFNGLGGACAVLIGMVELRHFYTGASAMSGGQIAISLSALFIGGIAFTGSLLAWFKLEDWLRDNALILPKHSIFNLALLGVILAMGIYIYVQNIDAGIGLAVVFMILALVYGVSFVVPIGGADMPVVISLLNSFSGLSAASAGLIYGNNFMLVGGILVGASGTILTVLMCNAMNRSLLNVLIGGFGGGAAGASKGAVGGQVAKEVTLNDAAIQLYYSSSVMIVPGYGLAVAQAQKVCKEIDDLLESNGVDVKYAIHPVAGRMPGHMNVLLAEADVPYPKLLDLEDANAALKNTDMVVIVGANDVVNPAALDDPGSPIYGMPVLQVWEAKNVIVLKRSMNPGYAGIQNPLFFHEKTRMLFGDAKATLSKLVSEIKSL, translated from the coding sequence ATGGATATTAAATTCCTGACAGACATAGGTTTTCTGATCGGATCGGTGGGCTTCGTATGGGGCCTCAAACTGCTCAGTTCGCCCGACAGCGCCCGCCGCGGCAATACCATCGCCAGCATTGGCATGGGGGCCGCTATTATTTCGATTATTTTCGCCCCGCTGGACCAGGGCGACAACAACTACCCCTGGGTAATTGCCGGCCTGGCCATCGGCGCCATTGTCGGTTACCTCATGGCCATGAGGGTAAAAATGACCGCCATGCCGCAGATGGTTTCTATCTTCAACGGCCTGGGCGGCGCCTGCGCCGTGCTCATCGGCATGGTGGAACTGCGGCACTTTTATACGGGCGCCAGCGCTATGAGCGGCGGCCAGATCGCCATCTCCCTTTCTGCCTTGTTCATCGGAGGGATCGCCTTTACCGGCAGTTTGCTCGCCTGGTTCAAACTGGAAGACTGGCTCAGGGACAATGCCCTGATCCTGCCCAAGCACTCCATTTTCAACCTGGCGCTGCTAGGAGTCATCCTGGCTATGGGCATTTATATATATGTACAAAACATAGACGCAGGCATTGGCCTGGCCGTCGTCTTTATGATCCTGGCGCTGGTGTACGGCGTATCTTTTGTCGTCCCCATCGGCGGGGCTGATATGCCGGTGGTCATTTCGCTGCTCAACTCTTTCTCCGGGCTGTCCGCTGCTTCGGCGGGCCTGATCTATGGCAACAACTTCATGCTGGTGGGCGGCATTCTGGTGGGCGCCTCCGGCACCATCCTTACGGTGCTGATGTGCAACGCCATGAACCGCTCTTTGCTCAACGTCCTCATCGGCGGGTTCGGCGGCGGGGCCGCCGGCGCCTCCAAAGGAGCGGTTGGCGGGCAGGTGGCCAAAGAGGTGACCCTCAACGACGCGGCCATTCAGCTGTACTACTCCAGCTCGGTGATGATCGTCCCGGGTTACGGCCTGGCGGTGGCTCAGGCGCAGAAAGTGTGCAAAGAAATCGACGACCTGCTGGAATCCAACGGCGTGGATGTAAAATACGCCATTCACCCCGTTGCCGGCCGCATGCCGGGGCACATGAACGTACTGCTGGCCGAGGCGGATGTCCCTTACCCTAAACTGCTGGACCTGGAAGACGCCAATGCCGCCCTGAAAAACACCGATATGGTGGTCATCGTCGGTGCCAACGACGTGGTCAACCCCGCCGCGCTGGATGACCCCGGCAGCCCCATCTACGGCATGCCGGTATTGCAGGTGTGGGAAGCCAAGAACGTCATCGTGTTGAAGAGGAGTATGAACCCAGGCTACGCCGGCATTCAAAACCCGCTGTTCTTCCATGAGAAGACCCGCATGTTGTTTGGCGATGCTAAGGCGACGTTGAGCAAGCTGGTCAGCGAGATTAAGAGTTTGTAG
- a CDS encoding DUF2490 domain-containing protein, with amino-acid sequence MRTTKIYLATICIGLFASSPLVGQSRTTIELLPQLSWNGELGSRWSWSLNTSLESGLSEKAEGRAAVGEFSPHTYNFQGGLACQLTNDVNLSGGYQFGWRDLDEDERDIEHRSLQQLSWARRWGKYRARLRARAEQRFFRSENWAVRHRWRLRPSLDFPLQGERLDPRETYLNAQAEWLANIFEESPLYYRETRLYAGLGWQINEHYKLENGLEWRNRRSDAEGNRRHRFLYRITFTFR; translated from the coding sequence ATGAGAACAACAAAAATATACCTTGCCACGATCTGTATTGGCTTGTTTGCCAGCTCCCCCCTTGTGGGCCAAAGCCGAACCACGATAGAGCTGCTGCCCCAGCTGTCCTGGAACGGCGAGCTGGGCAGCCGCTGGAGCTGGTCGCTGAACACCTCCCTGGAGTCGGGCCTTTCCGAAAAAGCCGAGGGCCGCGCCGCCGTCGGCGAATTCTCGCCCCACACCTACAACTTCCAGGGCGGCCTGGCTTGCCAGCTGACCAACGACGTCAACCTTTCCGGCGGGTATCAGTTTGGCTGGCGGGATCTGGACGAAGACGAAAGAGACATCGAACACCGCTCGCTCCAGCAGCTCTCCTGGGCCCGGCGCTGGGGCAAATACCGGGCCCGCCTGCGCGCCCGGGCCGAACAGCGCTTCTTCCGCAGCGAAAACTGGGCCGTGCGCCACCGCTGGCGGCTGCGCCCCAGCCTGGACTTCCCCCTCCAGGGCGAGCGGCTGGACCCCCGGGAAACCTACCTCAACGCCCAGGCCGAATGGCTGGCCAATATCTTCGAAGAAAGCCCGCTCTACTACCGCGAAACCCGCCTGTATGCCGGGCTGGGCTGGCAGATTAACGAACATTACAAGCTCGAGAACGGCCTGGAGTGGCGCAACCGCCGCAGCGACGCGGAAGGCAACCGCCGCCACCGCTTCCTCTACCGCATCACCTTTACGTTCCGTTAA
- a CDS encoding SPFH domain-containing protein yields MTATPFLLFILFFGLIIVFNGIFTVRQQSAAILERLGKFHSIKRSGLQFKVPIIDRISGRVSLKVQQLDVHVETKTRDNVFVKLRVSVQYFILPEKIYDAFYRLENSTEQITAYIFDTVRAEVPKMKLDDVFERKDDIAHAIRRELEESMNEYGYGIVKALVTDIDPDAEVKHTMNRINAAERLKVAAEYEGEAERIRIVAKARAEAESKRLQGQGIADQRREIARGLEESVEVLNNVGINSQEASALIVVTQHYDTLQSMGENANSNLIMLPNTPSSGSDMLTQMTASFISAQKMGEEMKKQTVKHTNGSKK; encoded by the coding sequence ATGACGGCAACCCCATTTTTATTGTTTATCCTGTTCTTCGGGCTTATCATTGTTTTCAACGGCATCTTTACGGTGCGGCAACAATCTGCCGCGATCCTCGAACGCCTGGGCAAGTTCCACAGCATCAAGCGCTCGGGCCTGCAGTTCAAAGTGCCGATCATCGACCGCATCTCCGGCCGGGTCAGCCTGAAGGTCCAGCAACTGGACGTACACGTGGAAACCAAAACCCGCGACAACGTTTTCGTCAAATTGCGGGTGTCCGTGCAGTATTTTATCTTGCCGGAAAAGATTTACGATGCGTTCTACCGCCTGGAAAACTCTACCGAGCAGATCACGGCTTACATCTTCGACACCGTCCGCGCCGAAGTGCCCAAGATGAAGCTGGACGACGTTTTTGAGCGCAAAGACGACATCGCGCACGCCATCCGCCGCGAGCTGGAAGAATCTATGAACGAATACGGCTACGGCATTGTCAAAGCGCTCGTTACGGATATCGATCCCGATGCGGAGGTAAAACATACCATGAACCGCATCAACGCCGCCGAACGCCTGAAAGTGGCCGCCGAGTACGAAGGAGAAGCCGAGCGCATCCGCATCGTGGCCAAGGCCCGCGCCGAAGCGGAAAGCAAGCGCCTGCAGGGGCAAGGGATCGCCGACCAGCGCCGCGAGATCGCCCGGGGCCTGGAAGAGTCGGTGGAAGTACTGAATAATGTCGGCATCAACTCTCAGGAAGCCTCCGCATTGATCGTGGTTACCCAACACTACGACACGCTACAGAGCATGGGCGAAAACGCCAACAGCAACCTGATTATGCTGCCGAACACGCCGTCCTCCGGCAGCGATATGCTCACGCAGATGACCGCTTCCTTCATCAGCGCTCAGAAGATGGGCGAAGAAATGAAGAAACAGACGGTGAAGCATACCAACGGAAGTAAGAAGTAA
- the rimO gene encoding 30S ribosomal protein S12 methylthiotransferase RimO, translating into MKTKTLKQDKVNVITLGCSKNLVDSENIITQLRGNDYEVVHDSNDEDANIVIVNTCGFIDLAKEESVNTILEYADVKKQGGIDKLYVTGCLSQRYKDDLEKEIPEVDAYFGTLELPGLLAKLNADYKHELIGERITTTPQHYAYLKISEGCNRTCSFCAIPLMRGKHISKPIEELLKEARNLARFGVKELMLIAQELTYYGLDIYRKRELPKLLHALADVEGIEWIRLHYAYPSKFPTEIFDVMAQRPEICNYLDMPLQHANDAVLERMRRQITRKETTELVRLARQKIPNLNLRTTMLVGFPGETEEEFQDLCDFVEEMEFDRLGVFQYSHEEDTIAHGLKDDVPAEVKEERAARIMEIQQEISFRKNQEKIGKTFKVLFDRKEGEFFIGRTEGDSPEVDNEVLVPAADNYVRVGDFAQVKITDALDYDLFGKVLD; encoded by the coding sequence ATGAAAACCAAAACACTAAAACAGGATAAAGTCAACGTCATCACCCTGGGGTGCTCCAAAAACCTGGTGGACTCGGAAAATATTATCACCCAACTGAGAGGTAATGACTACGAGGTGGTGCACGACAGCAACGACGAAGATGCCAACATCGTCATCGTCAACACCTGCGGCTTTATCGACCTGGCCAAGGAGGAATCGGTGAACACCATTCTGGAGTACGCAGATGTGAAAAAACAGGGCGGCATCGACAAGCTGTACGTCACCGGCTGCCTCTCCCAACGCTATAAAGACGACCTGGAAAAGGAGATTCCCGAGGTGGACGCCTATTTCGGCACCCTCGAGTTGCCGGGCTTGCTGGCCAAGCTCAACGCCGACTACAAACACGAGCTGATCGGCGAGCGCATCACCACCACGCCCCAGCACTACGCTTACCTGAAAATATCCGAAGGTTGCAACCGCACCTGCTCATTCTGCGCCATTCCCCTAATGCGCGGCAAACATATTTCCAAACCCATCGAAGAACTGTTAAAAGAGGCCCGCAACCTGGCCCGCTTCGGCGTCAAAGAACTGATGCTGATCGCCCAGGAGTTGACTTACTATGGCCTGGATATTTATAGGAAAAGGGAATTGCCGAAACTGCTCCACGCCCTGGCCGATGTGGAGGGCATCGAATGGATCCGCCTTCACTACGCTTATCCCAGCAAGTTTCCCACCGAAATATTCGACGTGATGGCGCAGCGCCCCGAGATTTGCAACTACCTGGACATGCCCCTGCAGCACGCCAACGATGCCGTCTTGGAACGCATGCGCCGGCAGATCACCCGCAAAGAAACCACCGAATTGGTCCGGCTCGCCCGCCAAAAAATCCCCAACCTCAACCTGCGGACTACCATGCTGGTAGGCTTCCCCGGCGAGACGGAGGAAGAATTCCAGGACCTCTGCGATTTCGTGGAAGAGATGGAGTTCGACCGCCTGGGCGTATTCCAGTATAGCCACGAAGAGGATACCATCGCCCACGGCTTGAAAGACGACGTGCCCGCCGAAGTAAAAGAAGAGCGCGCCGCCCGCATCATGGAGATACAACAGGAAATCTCCTTCCGCAAGAATCAGGAAAAGATAGGCAAGACGTTTAAGGTCTTATTCGATCGTAAAGAGGGGGAATTCTTCATAGGCCGCACCGAAGGGGATTCGCCGGAGGTAGACAATGAGGTGCTGGTGCCGGCTGCCGATAACTACGTGAGGGTAGGGGACTTCGCGCAGGTGAAGATCACCGATGCGCTGGATTATGACCTGTTTGGAAAGGTGTTGGATTAA
- a CDS encoding DUF4230 domain-containing protein yields MAKREYTNPSGSRNTIRAFLLILALSLIGIIIYKKFVSPPGYSNIPKELQVNYIPSDFNINIDEENALAILSNPHRYRKEFNDLVYDINLSILYHVANRMNLSDLDKGQIQAEYEKHHPYLRNLYFHDFVALKDTTSNLYQTWYDNEGSNAIDVLREVASKYTCFLVTQIITTLVPTKGGSIYAKGQSVDTPCGVAMQEALNPMLKRLEERAAIEDFSRSRGLLQEKVEKTIAELATMEVRDKKGLNKQMQTRVLGFAVSSSDIEVSAISILKVGFRLNDYFDINLNPKLGIVTITLPEPTILSHEVYPKIDRLDIGWMREVKSIDLNKNFNALRNEFRREALESDIMDKARANAIELMNTMFTPAIKGLNNRYNLRVQFRQGTGEQEFAPENSPAAYEYENRN; encoded by the coding sequence ATGGCAAAAAGAGAATATACAAACCCATCGGGGTCGAGAAATACGATCAGAGCCTTTTTACTGATTCTGGCCCTCAGCCTGATCGGCATCATCATATACAAAAAGTTCGTCTCGCCTCCCGGCTATTCGAACATACCCAAAGAGCTGCAGGTCAATTATATTCCTTCCGACTTCAACATCAACATCGACGAAGAGAACGCCCTGGCGATCCTGTCCAACCCCCACCGCTACCGGAAGGAATTCAACGACCTCGTTTACGACATCAACCTGTCCATCCTCTACCACGTGGCCAACCGCATGAACCTAAGCGATCTCGACAAAGGGCAGATACAGGCGGAATACGAAAAACACCACCCCTACCTGCGCAACCTTTATTTCCACGATTTCGTAGCCCTGAAGGACACCACCTCCAACCTGTACCAGACCTGGTACGACAACGAAGGTTCCAACGCCATCGACGTGCTGCGGGAGGTAGCCTCCAAATACACCTGTTTCCTGGTCACCCAGATCATCACCACGCTGGTGCCTACCAAAGGCGGCAGCATATACGCCAAAGGGCAAAGCGTGGACACGCCCTGCGGGGTGGCCATGCAGGAGGCGCTCAACCCCATGCTGAAGCGCCTGGAGGAAAGAGCGGCGATCGAAGATTTCAGCCGCTCCCGGGGCCTGCTGCAGGAAAAGGTGGAAAAAACCATCGCCGAGCTGGCTACTATGGAGGTCAGAGACAAGAAAGGGCTCAATAAACAGATGCAAACCAGAGTTTTGGGCTTCGCTGTTTCTTCGTCCGATATAGAAGTTTCCGCCATCAGCATCCTCAAGGTCGGCTTTCGCCTCAATGATTATTTCGATATCAACCTGAACCCCAAGCTGGGCATTGTGACCATTACCTTGCCCGAACCCACCATTTTGTCCCACGAGGTCTACCCCAAGATCGACCGGCTGGATATAGGCTGGATGCGAGAAGTAAAAAGCATTGACCTCAACAAGAACTTCAACGCGCTGCGCAACGAGTTTCGCCGCGAAGCGCTGGAAAGCGATATCATGGACAAGGCCAGGGCTAACGCCATTGAGTTGATGAACACGATGTTCACTCCCGCCATCAAAGGCCTCAACAACCGTTACAACCTGCGGGTACAGTTTCGGCAGGGAACCGGAGAGCAGGAGTTTGCCCCGGAGAATTCGCCGGCTGCCTACGAATACGAAAACAGGAATTGA
- a CDS encoding response regulator transcription factor — protein sequence MRPISVILADSQYLVRLGLKHLLRGKEQFNVVAEATKEQQLLDQIQALSPQVVILDYNQPENFSQVTVENIKRSAPQTNILIISADNNKKSIYDILELGVNSYLTKACGEDEILDAIKATARGEKFFCTKVLDYLLEKSFSKGSDDDFCNATPLTPREVEIVQLIAEGLIAKEIAGRLNLSTHTVYTHRKNIMKKLKFSTASELMLYAVNMGLVKNTRPSPQ from the coding sequence ATGCGGCCAATCTCTGTTATTCTCGCTGATTCGCAGTATCTCGTCCGGTTAGGGCTAAAGCACCTGCTCCGGGGGAAAGAGCAGTTCAACGTGGTTGCCGAAGCCACAAAGGAACAACAACTCCTGGATCAGATACAGGCCCTCTCTCCCCAGGTCGTGATCCTCGACTACAACCAACCGGAAAATTTCAGCCAGGTGACGGTCGAGAACATCAAACGGTCGGCGCCCCAAACCAATATCCTCATCATAAGCGCGGACAACAACAAAAAGAGCATTTACGATATTCTGGAGCTGGGCGTCAACAGTTACCTGACCAAGGCCTGTGGAGAAGATGAAATCTTAGACGCTATAAAAGCGACGGCCAGAGGAGAGAAGTTCTTCTGCACCAAGGTGCTGGATTACCTGCTGGAAAAGAGTTTTTCCAAAGGCAGCGACGACGACTTCTGCAACGCAACGCCCCTCACCCCCAGGGAAGTCGAGATCGTCCAGCTGATCGCCGAGGGGCTGATCGCCAAGGAGATCGCCGGCCGGCTCAACCTCAGTACCCATACGGTCTATACCCACCGGAAAAACATCATGAAAAAGCTGAAATTCAGTACGGCTTCCGAACTGATGCTGTACGCTGTCAACATGGGCTTGGTGAAAAATACCCGCCCCTCCCCCCAGTAA